In Desulfobulbaceae bacterium, the following proteins share a genomic window:
- a CDS encoding phosphoenolpyruvate synthase yields MPQSVTVPAIDSEALKANLQETAVGEVVIAREHQILTDIVKDYKGIHHTISDLLIEINHPYRNWSMLLPKLRAFILKHSHQYSSHQQGPKAFTQFVAIHLTAIAQAWENIKGKKAVSSISPGSTALAAQGKSPKNWDAIIALAMESLLAYLEKLIQDLDGARLVRHQRAINVALGRIAALDDQALILMVQGYHPIKKIAASLFAVSRGTSFDLGPFVRFYSRLLAIDFHYWLSEEDPLPWFTGACGHNHGDWDVAGLFANISHGAMRENLAILERSTLEMRENTPHEALEHLMTLPSHLDIVRIYKDIPAKLLTVPFPNATYPGGDRSSDTGGERGRSLAQGPEMDRFAENRKLLFLFRIMDTPGLFLVHEETLREINRSLVLLIHEQSFEEIERFLLTTFQLLKANVRKFPHTSLQCIQVLGTEIFKKGSGGLVESFLWQVVRFGFQYANVTGVDQDWQPIANPAHLVNIRVWLSLIMQEPKWCSTLFSALIINLHLSGTCIKDTDLFQRDITELLNHPIGPIYNLAKQFAKLLPVFFNEIGAEGELREVSTELDETHRRKDLLIHFLRKQSHVESSNLIVNFIKAIFTFWHKQDKEVLEQFLPQEVLYGIQPTGPFVDDLHILIKRVFELPDIKRVEDLLFWDPARRDNFLAHQSDLNPVEVRRFALLIHMYTLLHEKYHLGLQDLRQQLEIAVNSGFPELQSLIGVLEEGDTFECLGAILVQLESLQQVILSSEAFEAKEDIYYKRHIAVDIPSVYGRYRERKFDALGLTFRLENLANVFLEKIPETVNTAFITEATFIGIIKCLKLYLRALRIDGITSRHLETYLALLESSVEQKRFSYTQYLDIFRGLSEGVKDIIYAYYTNVHENNLSIIAPQIGGSNLLTRYRNLWQDDDLTGSVHRLNESFLRDLIAGTFGLQHLDNFITKIYQTLENQKELLNESNLDLLMTYNPENVISFLHRHNHQTNNLIMLGNKGYNLTTLAADQKPVPPGFIITTEIFRCWPVVKDFFKAKNEFMGRIRQSLSEMEQMIGRSFGDPTNPLLVSVRSGAAVSMPGMMATLHNVGLNEELSEEFALSSGKEYLAWDNYRRFLQSWAMAKGVEREVFQALMNKAKAKHDVQVKRQFSSAQMHELALNYQKAIRGIGIGIPDDPWLQLTGAIEMVLESWNTPKTREYRALMDVSDSWGTAVIIQTMVFGNNSAEAGSGVLFTAHPYRKVRRVALWGDYATADQGEDIVSGLVTTYPVSVEQAELDGRSKDLSLERRFPKIYQRLRDIARDLVYEKQWNPQDIEFTFEGPETEDLYILQTRDMITIKKKENFDAFVESPEMTKAILGKGIGVSGSALAGRAVFTVEHISQLRLEYPGIPLILIRQDTVPEDIKEISQADGLLTARGGQTSHASLVALRLDKTCVVGCKNLKVYEAEERCEISGQVIRCGDPISIDGRKGLFLRGMHPLKQEVHILPI; encoded by the coding sequence TGTGCCAGCCATTGACTCTGAAGCCTTAAAGGCTAATCTCCAGGAAACTGCTGTTGGTGAAGTGGTAATTGCCCGCGAACATCAGATCCTTACCGACATCGTTAAGGACTACAAGGGAATTCATCACACGATCAGTGATCTGCTGATCGAAATCAACCACCCGTATAGAAACTGGAGCATGCTCCTCCCTAAGCTGCGGGCATTCATCCTCAAGCACAGCCATCAGTATTCAAGTCACCAGCAGGGGCCGAAGGCCTTCACCCAGTTTGTTGCTATTCACCTGACGGCTATTGCTCAAGCCTGGGAGAATATCAAGGGTAAGAAGGCTGTGTCATCAATCTCTCCAGGGTCAACAGCGCTTGCCGCTCAAGGCAAATCCCCTAAGAATTGGGATGCTATTATCGCCTTGGCCATGGAATCACTGCTGGCCTATCTGGAAAAACTGATCCAAGATTTAGATGGAGCGCGTTTGGTGCGTCACCAGCGGGCTATCAATGTTGCTTTGGGTCGCATCGCAGCTCTTGATGATCAAGCCCTTATCCTTATGGTTCAGGGTTATCATCCAATTAAGAAAATTGCTGCCTCGTTATTTGCCGTCAGCCGGGGGACCTCTTTTGATCTTGGCCCTTTCGTGCGGTTTTACAGCAGGTTGCTAGCTATCGATTTTCACTATTGGTTGAGTGAAGAGGATCCTTTGCCATGGTTTACCGGGGCTTGTGGTCACAATCATGGTGATTGGGATGTGGCAGGTCTTTTTGCCAACATCTCCCATGGCGCCATGCGAGAGAATCTTGCTATCCTTGAACGTAGTACCCTGGAGATGCGGGAAAATACGCCGCATGAGGCGCTTGAGCACCTTATGACCCTGCCAAGTCATCTCGACATTGTCAGAATATACAAAGATATCCCTGCCAAGCTCTTGACAGTGCCGTTTCCCAACGCCACGTATCCTGGTGGGGATAGATCCTCAGACACCGGTGGTGAGCGGGGCCGATCCCTTGCCCAGGGGCCGGAGATGGATCGCTTTGCCGAGAACAGAAAGTTGCTTTTTCTGTTTCGGATTATGGATACCCCAGGTCTTTTTCTGGTGCATGAAGAGACCCTGCGCGAGATCAATCGGAGTTTAGTGTTGCTCATTCACGAGCAGTCCTTTGAGGAGATAGAGCGTTTTCTGCTCACTACCTTCCAGCTGTTGAAGGCCAATGTGCGGAAATTTCCGCATACCTCTCTTCAGTGTATTCAGGTGCTGGGCACAGAGATCTTCAAGAAGGGCAGCGGAGGGTTGGTCGAGAGCTTTCTGTGGCAGGTGGTCCGGTTTGGTTTTCAGTATGCCAATGTCACCGGAGTGGATCAGGACTGGCAGCCTATCGCCAATCCCGCTCATCTGGTCAATATCAGGGTCTGGCTCAGTTTGATCATGCAGGAGCCCAAGTGGTGCTCGACGCTGTTTTCGGCACTCATTATCAACCTGCATTTGTCGGGTACCTGCATTAAGGATACTGATCTCTTCCAGCGTGACATTACCGAGCTTTTAAATCATCCTATTGGCCCAATTTATAATTTGGCCAAGCAGTTTGCTAAACTGCTGCCGGTCTTTTTCAACGAGATCGGAGCGGAAGGCGAGTTGCGTGAGGTCTCCACCGAACTCGATGAAACCCATCGCCGCAAGGATCTGCTTATTCACTTCCTGCGCAAGCAGAGCCACGTCGAGTCGAGCAATCTGATCGTCAATTTTATCAAGGCCATCTTCACCTTCTGGCACAAACAGGACAAGGAGGTGCTTGAGCAGTTCCTGCCCCAGGAGGTCTTGTACGGGATTCAGCCCACCGGACCTTTTGTGGATGATCTTCATATCCTGATCAAAAGGGTCTTTGAGCTGCCGGATATCAAACGGGTGGAGGATCTGCTGTTCTGGGACCCTGCCCGGCGGGACAATTTTCTGGCACACCAGTCTGACCTCAATCCGGTGGAAGTGCGCCGGTTTGCGCTGCTGATCCATATGTACACCTTGTTGCACGAAAAGTACCATCTTGGGCTCCAGGATCTGCGTCAGCAGCTGGAAATTGCCGTGAATTCCGGGTTTCCTGAACTTCAGAGCCTGATCGGAGTCTTGGAAGAGGGGGACACCTTTGAATGCCTTGGGGCAATACTGGTGCAGTTGGAGAGTCTGCAGCAGGTGATCTTGAGTTCCGAGGCCTTTGAGGCCAAGGAAGATATCTATTATAAACGCCACATTGCAGTGGACATCCCATCGGTATACGGCCGTTACCGGGAACGGAAATTCGATGCCTTGGGCCTTACCTTCAGGCTGGAGAATCTGGCCAATGTTTTTTTGGAGAAGATTCCGGAAACGGTCAATACCGCCTTTATTACCGAGGCCACCTTTATCGGTATTATCAAATGTTTAAAGTTGTATCTCCGGGCCTTGAGGATCGACGGTATCACCAGTCGCCATCTGGAGACCTATCTGGCCCTGCTCGAAAGTTCGGTGGAACAGAAGCGTTTTTCCTATACCCAGTATCTTGATATCTTCCGGGGGCTCTCCGAGGGGGTGAAGGATATTATTTACGCCTACTACACCAATGTTCATGAGAACAACCTGTCGATCATCGCCCCCCAGATCGGAGGAAGTAATCTCCTGACCCGTTATCGGAATCTCTGGCAGGATGACGATTTGACCGGTTCGGTGCATCGATTAAACGAGTCATTCCTCCGTGATTTGATTGCCGGCACCTTCGGCCTTCAGCACCTCGACAACTTTATCACCAAGATTTACCAGACCCTGGAGAATCAGAAGGAGCTGTTGAATGAATCCAATCTTGATCTGTTGATGACCTATAACCCTGAGAATGTGATCAGTTTCCTTCACCGGCACAATCACCAGACCAACAACCTGATCATGCTGGGCAATAAGGGCTATAATCTGACCACCTTGGCAGCGGATCAGAAGCCGGTGCCGCCAGGTTTTATCATCACCACTGAGATCTTTCGCTGTTGGCCCGTGGTCAAAGACTTTTTTAAGGCCAAGAACGAGTTCATGGGGCGTATCCGTCAATCACTAAGTGAGATGGAGCAGATGATCGGACGAAGTTTCGGTGATCCGACCAATCCCCTGCTGGTCTCGGTTCGGAGCGGTGCTGCCGTGTCCATGCCCGGAATGATGGCGACCTTGCACAATGTCGGACTTAATGAAGAACTCTCGGAGGAGTTTGCGCTATCCTCGGGGAAGGAGTATCTGGCGTGGGATAATTACCGCCGTTTTTTGCAGTCGTGGGCTATGGCAAAGGGGGTGGAGCGAGAGGTCTTCCAGGCCTTGATGAATAAGGCTAAGGCCAAGCATGATGTTCAGGTCAAGCGCCAGTTTTCATCCGCGCAGATGCATGAACTGGCCTTGAATTACCAGAAGGCGATTCGCGGCATCGGCATCGGTATCCCGGATGATCCGTGGCTGCAACTCACCGGCGCCATCGAGATGGTGCTTGAGTCGTGGAATACTCCTAAGACCAGGGAGTATCGGGCCTTGATGGATGTTTCTGACTCTTGGGGCACGGCGGTTATCATTCAGACTATGGTTTTTGGCAATAACAGCGCCGAGGCAGGGAGCGGCGTCTTGTTTACCGCTCACCCTTACCGGAAGGTGCGGCGGGTTGCTTTATGGGGTGACTATGCCACCGCCGATCAGGGTGAGGATATTGTTTCCGGATTGGTTACCACCTATCCGGTGTCAGTCGAGCAGGCAGAGCTTGACGGACGATCCAAGGACCTGTCGCTTGAGCGCCGTTTTCCAAAAATCTACCAGAGATTGCGCGATATTGCCCGTGATCTGGTCTATGAAAAGCAGTGGAATCCCCAGGATATCGAGTTTACCTTTGAGGGGCCGGAGACGGAGGATTTGTATATTCTGCAGACTCGGGATATGATCACCATCAAGAAGAAAGAGAATTTCGATGCCTTTGTCGAGAGTCCGGAGATGACGAAAGCTATCCTGGGGAAGGGGATCGGGGTGAGCGGCAGCGCCTTGGCCGGTCGGGCGGTGTTTACCGTTGAGCATATCAGTCAGCTCCGCCTGGAGTATCCCGGCATACCACTGATCCTGATCCGGCAGGATACGGTGCCGGAGGATATCAAGGAGATCTCCCAGGCCGACGGCTTGCTGACTGCGCGTGGCGGCCAGACCTCCCACGCCTCTCTTGTGGCCCTGCGTTTGGATAAAACCTGCGTGGTGGGGTGCAAGAACCTGAAGGTCTACGAGGCCGAGGAGCGCTGTGAAATAAGCGGCCAGGTGATTCGTTGCGGCGACCCGATCAGTATTGATGGGCGGAAGGGACTGTTCCTGCGCGGCATGCATCCGTTGAAGCAAGAGGTGCATATCCTGCCGATTTGA